The segment CCGGTTCCAACAGAGGAGGCAGCGACGGCGATGGCCAGCCGAAGAAAAGGCCATACGACATCATTGCCAAATTACCTGGTAAGATTAAGCGCTTCTGGTCTACCATTCTTGGTCAACATCTCTCGAGAGAGAGACTTTTCCTAGTCAGTTACCACGTGCACTAATTAAGGCACGACAATTACAATATCGAGAGAGGAGGATACGCGATAAAGATGCGCGTAAACCGGCAAGTGCACTCGACTCTACTTACTAGCAACAGCAGCCAAATAAACCGTCTTCATTGTTCTTGATGGAACGAACGACCGTATCAAACTAATTGTCAACCGATCAGCCAGGATATAGATAGTGGTCTCGCGTCGATTCTGTAGAAGATATTTACACTCGCTAGGCGAATTTATCGTTATCAAATGACATGTGTGTTTGATTACCAGGCGCCCAGACATGTCTCACATCATTGTCACCGTAATCTGGCACGATTTATCTTGATGTCAATTAAATAACGAAAATCGTGCACGTTTCACGAGGCGATGGCGATCGTGTAGCTCGGTACAGGATACTCGGAGTGTATTAAcgtttaagggggtacaggaccattggaatctcgaaaaatcgattttttttttattattaattctgaaagtgtcatcctttgtgaacatttacaacaaagtttCATGACGAGATTCGaacaattacggaaattatagcgctgaatgtaactgacaagggaacatccccaacccggaaattcgaaaaattctgaaactttgtgaatatgtaggggatttcctcctgattacaacgcaatttttgttcgctgcccaaattcactctaggggggtgtaactggcccctgaaaatccggttattttccgattttctgttataactcgtgaactgtaaaattttttttgccaaatgatagatctaattagaagaagtaacttttgtcttgaaactttttttctatcacttacacttcgcgagctataacacaaaatccgaaaacagccgaattttcaagggttaatttcaccaccttcgagtgaatttgggcagcaaacaaaaattgcgttgtaatcaggaggaaatcccccacatattcaaaaagtttcagaatttgttgaattttttctgaattgatcttcccttgtcagtgcaccgccgagtaacggcctcgcagtgcggtattggcgtaggggacttaactttgaagcggtttatctcgaaactacatttttaaacaccgtacATTACGGTGaacatcataacttttgaacgaatgaatattttcacttgaaactttAACGGGAGGCGTAGAATTCATTTCTCCAAAACATGGAATTTCCGCGTCAACATTGAATGTTTGTAAACAAttttacaaacgtttaaagtcGTTTAAAGACGATGTTCTTCCGTAAAAGTGTGCGAAAAGCACTGAGtcgtgtgtaacttccacaatttttgtttaaattcgccagtcaaATTCCATGTTTTAGATTTTGGTGCAGAAATTACTCACTTCAAAGCGTTttactttcagatgattggttcacctgatatTACGTGCACATGTTCAGCGCTTAATAATGtcaacaaatttgaacattccgacaattttttctttttcgataATTACTCGGAAACGCGTCCACAATAAACTATGAAAATTAGGGGTATAGTGATTACTTGGTACCTAAGCAATCCGACACAAACAAAACCATCGATTTCACGtgtcctgtacccccttaaggggtgaaAACACTGGAACATATcggaaaaatcgaatttttcttttttacaatttctgaaagatatacgtttcaagaatgctctctccaaattttatgaataaattcgtgaaattgacggagatatagtattttccgtgaagggGTGTCAAGAGCGCGACCGAACCGAGCGgcactttgaacgcgtttttgtCAGAatcacatttttcaaccgcgaaaaaacagaaaaaaactgTACCAAACTGTCCAATTGACATGAACAAAGCCATTTGTTGTGTGAAAAACCCGCCTCTATTACGTGACATCAGTTCCTTTTAATTAACGGcttccttctatttttttatcaacatctttacacaaaaaaatgattttttttagggATACGACATTTTATtatctttttcaatatttgctttttttACGacacgtaatagacgtaggcttctagtttctaaatactgttgtctttttgaattcagaTTAACCATGTGGCTAAGGCACTGTCAACGCCACAggaacgattttgccgcagcgcataTTTTGACGAAGTATACCGGAAACGGAATcatgaatttaatttaaatttttttttacccttcaatatgtacacattaactatactaagcaatacattgatttacttgcgtcgctgggttgaaaaaaaaatcctgaaaacacccttactttacagaccattacagtggtttCCCACCTTAATTACGCATTTTAAGTTAATTAGGTGATTGCGCACAGCGATAGATTCGAATTCCAAAAGACAAAATGGTAACGAATAATGCACACCCAGAAGATTGCCGCGTGTCAGTTATAGTTTTATTATTCAGAACTATAGTTTAATAAGTCTTTCACACTCGGTTTACATTGCGGTATCGTTAAAATTAAGAATTAGAAAACAGCAGCACCACACTTATCATAAATAACTTCGTTAATAATAACAATGCAATTGTGTGATAAAATATTAGTCGGACATTTATCGTTTCACCCTAAAAGTACGCGTAATACTTGTGCTTCTATCTCACTCACTCGCttctcgcgcgcgcgcacgcacactCTCATTCTCTCTTTACGCTGTTGTTTGCAGCGATAAATTGTTAAACGAAGAATAAATATAAATCATATCACGACTATCAAAAGAGGAGCGCTCCGAATAATTTATTCGCGTATCGTCTAAGGGCATTTACATACATGTAAGACCTAACGAAAACTGTATAATACAGTATTCCGATTATAAATTAAGATGGTTAATCATTTTCCTTGAATACTGAGctaagaaattaatattaattcaatttgacagtataaattCATCACAGATTCGTAATGCTTGGAGTGTTTTAATGTAACTACGATTAAAATACACCTATTTACAACAATAGCAACTAacattctttcaatttttctctcACGTTGCTAAGAAAAAACACTTGCCACGTTCGATGGGCATTCTAAAACGCCGGCCAATTTTGTATATAACATTTATCTAACTGCCATTTGTCGAAATATGAATTTATGTACACGAGTTATATTTAGTGAATGATAGTTGAAGATTAGACACGGAAAATAAGATTCGGTGAGataaagtttaataaatagtGCTTATATTTCCTCGCGTGACAAAAGGCATCCGCTCGAGCGGATATCAAATTACCATGTGCAAAACCATGACGAACGTATGAAAATTCATAATATTCCCGATAGTACGTAAAGACTATATTTTGTACAGTGGACTGAGTTTACGTTGCTTTTCCTTTGCGACTTTATAATACACTTTCCAATAACGACAGTATAATTTCTTAACTCCGTGATCTTTATAAAACACAACTGActgaaatttacaaaaaagaaaatacaaatattaaGAATATTCCATGAACATTCCAATCACTGTACTTGATAATATCTTAAGGAAATAATTATTGACTAGTGTTAAGAATTTTCTGCAGAAGATTACAGTATCGAGAACAATCCTGAAATATACATTCCCATGCAAAGCGATTGCACAGATAAAAGAAGTATAtaacataaaagaaaataatgtgCGAGCTACCTTCAACGAACATGTACAAAATTTGCCGAAAATACTGTGTTCAAATATGTCGAACGCACAAACCAATCAAGGTAGCGTCACTGTAGTCATGAAGGAACCTTACCTTCCTTGCTACCGTAAGGAAAATGTATTACAAATTTACTTGGAACTTCGatttcataaaagaatatagtatttaaatattaaaataatctaaTAAAGGAAACGACTTGTTGGCAGTTTAACTGTACCCCGACAGCTACTAGGGGGAGGATTGTCGTCGTCGGAATTTTCGTTCTTTCGTAGCACTATCGAGCTTTGCCGTCCGCGCTGCGACTTCTCAGTCTGACGTCTTAATTCGTCGATATAAGACGTGGTGTCATTCGCCACCAGCTCCTGTAATTCTTTGCTCAGCGTCGACAACTCCGGCTTATCCTCGTCGCAAGTTCCTTCGAACGGCGCAGACTTCTCGTAGAATAATATGTACGGCGTGTCCGGCGGTTTCAGATCCTTGAAATCGTTGAAGGTCGTTTGCGACACGTAACTGTCGTTGAATTTGTACCAATTCTGCTTCGAATCGCGGGCATAAGTGAAGTAATGGCCATAATCCATGCTATAACCAGAGTGTACCACAGCTGCGTATAATTGATAAGTTTCCGTTGTTGTGCACAGGGACGTCGATACTGGCAATTGTATAGTTTCGTTGTACATTACTTTGTGTCGCAGTTTCGTTCTTAATCTGGTGTCGAAATCATAATGAAAGTGCTTCAGTATCAAAATTAAATACGCCGGTGCGTGCAGAATTTTTATAATCCTTTGTGCGTCACACAGCTTCATACATTTATCGCATCGATATTTATTCTCACCAGTCAACTTTTCTGGCGTCAGATAATAATTGATAAGGTCTTGCACGGAAACTTCTTGGTTCTCTTGTATCTCCTCCGGGAAGCTCAATTGTAAGTCACGAAATTTGTCTGTATTGTGAGAGCTGGTATCGCACTGAGCGCACTGATAAGTAATTTTACACTTTCCTCCGAGAACCCTGTGTACAAGTGGTACTTGCACGCTCGTGTCTTCCCCGCCTACGGACTGTATTCCGCTATCTGTAGAATCCGAACGCGAGTCGCTAAGTTGCTGCATTTGTGCCAGATCTTCTCCTACGATAACATTCAATGTAaacttatacaaatatatcagTTATACACAATATCACGTTGCATAATACCTTGCGTAAAGTCTGCCAACGACTGTGTCTTTCTTTCCGAGGCGATACTTTCGGTTAAGTCTTCTTCCGTTGTCCAGTGCTTAATATTACCTCCTTCCTCGCTTACTAACGACACATCACTTATTTCCTTATCATCCTTGTACTTAAGACTCGACTCGTTACTTTCGCAACTTATGGTTGCAGACTTTTTTTGCTCGTGTAAGAGGTCCAAAAGATGACTGTTAAAATAAACGTGATACATGTAACAAGCTATTTCGatcaacaaaaaaaatagtttgtgctatgaaaactcataaaataaatgcaaatgaatCAAGGAATATGAATTATCTGACAGTGTGAACTATCGGCAGCATAGGCAATCGCAAAGATGTAATTGTTCCTTACTAGCAGAACAACTTACAATTAAAAAACCACAGTTAGGAGACGTTGCATTTTAGTTTAAGAAAAGTAAGCATTACAGTATGAACAACATATTAACCAGAGAAATTCTGAACTGTCTTGTTGTTGACCCGGTAGAAAATAAGCAGGACGAGATGCTAAGAGAATTTCAGTTGGTGCCAAAGAAATCCTTTTCGAATATAATAAAAGTGTAAATAGACTTTGCAACTTTTTAAGTACTACTTGGTCGTCAGCTTCGCACGAAGGCTTGTACATTAACACTTCATAACAAAATTGTCTAGTCATCAGCAGCGCTTGTAACACACTATTCATATAACATGTGTTTCCGAGATTCGAGAGCCCAACTTTCCCGGAGTGTGATTTTGGCGATTCAATTACTGGCTCCATTTCTTCCACTCCATCTGTCCAAACATGTTCGTTCCAAATTCCCTTCACGTTAGACACAACCTGCGGTTGTACTGGGAAATTACTTCCTACATTACCAGGAGCATGTTGGCTCTGAATTACTCTGAATCTTAACGAAAGTATTTTCATAACATCGACTAAGTTCTGGCTGCATTCCCTGCTCGATTCAGAGCTCTCTTTTGATAAGCAAGCTAGCACGCTCAGCGAATTCTGCATTATATTTTGGAAAAGCGAGGGGCACCCCTGCCTCTTTAAAACATGAAATATAATCGGGGAAGCATTCGGACGAATCACAGGTACTAATAAAGCGCAAAACATTACATCGAGCGTAGCCTTTGTGACCTCGACGAGTATCGAATACTTATGTTGCCTTTCTAAGCCAAGTATAAATTCCATAATCCAAATGCTAAGTCGATCGCCTCTCCATTTCGGAAGCCAATTACATAAAACCTTCAATGCTTGAGCTAATTGCGCGTCGCAATGCGACTCGGACAGAATCCAATTAACAGCTTTCAATATATCAGACGGCTCCACCAATTGTAATACAGCCGCTAAACCAGGCCCAGGCTCCTGCTTCTGATTGGTATCCGATATAATTCTATATAATGTTTGAAGGCATACGAAAATTAAATTATCACTTTCGACGTTCTTGGACTTAGTTAATACCATGTTTAGAAAGTTCTGAATCTTATTTGCATTCTCGTTGAACTCTGAGATCTTCTTCAGATGGTACGACATCGGGAAGGTGGACAGACTCGTGACAATCGCCTCGCAAAGCTCCGAATGATTTACGGATTCTGACAGATAGACGTTGCGTTTTAGCAACGTCAACGTCTGAAGTATCATCGTTAAATGAGACATATCACTTATTTCTGTGTTTCTTAGCATTACTGCGATATCATTTGAAATCGGATTAACAGAGTATGTCTCCTCCGCTAAATATTTCGAGAACCACGTGAGGACGTGCGGGACTTCGGGTACATTTGATATCGGGCCGTTGAGCGTTTCCCTTAAAATAGTTTCGTAATTGTTTAACTGCCTGTAGGTAGACTCCCTATCAATTTTTCTCAGTTTGGTCCATCCTTCAGCAGTAACCTCTGCACCTTTGCCGTTCAGTATCAAATTTAAACATTGCTTAATGTCATACGTAAGAATTTGTTCGGTATCCATTGTTCATGGATTATCGCGTTCACGCCACTTCAAACTATTtcttctacaatttttaatacGAACAAATATTAACCTCAAGCGAGAATGACTTTCACGAAAACCTAAATGATTTTGTGATTCTGGAGAAATACAAAAAACTTTGCAACGCGAAAAGTAACTATACTTGCGACACGAATCTGTAGGCTGATTCTCATTAGAAAAAGCATTCAAGATAAATGATATATCGACAGATTATTTTTAAAAGCATATAGGGCggcattctcagtcgctacttattcttaagcaaatgcttaagcattcggcatcctttactagctactaggttagtagagggtgtcgcatgcttaagcatttgcttaagaataagtagcgactgagaataccgcccctacTTTTACAATTTAATAAACTCAACACAAGCTCTTCCTGTTTTCCATTGATTACTACATTATACTAAAACAAATACTCCAAATAATATTATCGCAAGTAAAACACTGAAACGTTGCTCTAAATTATCCCATTATTTCGATTTCGGAGAAAATCTAGCCAGCTGCTGTGCACTGTCGTCGCTAAATTACATGCGATACAAGCGCAAGGGCGAGGACTAGGGACATAGCGTCGCGAAAGGTTGGCTCTACTAcaggttgtttcgttggtttcgacAGAGCTCGCACGGGTACGGGACGGCCAAGAATAGCAAAGAGCACGCGAATCTAGCCGCCCTGTAACCGAGTCTGGTGAAGGCGACCGACCGCTCCCTCCCGTGGTCCGTCAGAAACAAACGAATTTCAACCGTGATAATTTTCGTAGGGGGACACGCGATCGGTGATATCAGAGTCGTATATGGAGGTAAGAAGCGGGGAACGGCCGTTTCAGCGTGTCGAATCACGCAAAGTGATCTGAATGGTGGTGGTGGCCTCGGCGTAGTGGAAGATCGAAAAACGCGGAGAAGAGAGAGAGCAAGAGGAGGAGAGGAGACGAAGAAAGAGAAGAGGAGACGGTGCGAAGTGGTTATAAGATTCTCGAGTGCGGTCGTGCGTGTTTCGGGCAATGTCTCTCGAGAGCCGTTCGAGCTCTGCCCTGTTTAAAAGGGCCGAACAGCTAAAACGCTGGGAACAGTCAGAGACGAATCGCGAGCCGGCCCAGCCGACTCAGGTCGCGCGTAAGATCAAGTTCTCCGCGGATTGCGTGTTCCTGGCGGCGTGCGCGGCAGGCGACAAGGAGGAGGTCGTGCGTTTACTCCAAAAGGGGGCGGATATCAACACCGGAAACGTTGACGGTCTTACGGCATTGCACCAGGTACTTGCGATATCTCCACTCCCTCTTTTCTATCGAGCTTTTGTTTATATATCGCGATTCATCCCGCTATAtagacatacatacatacatacatatatatatacatacatatatacacatgtaTCCACACATCACACAACAATCCCGACCAAGTTTCTCCGAGTGCTTGCTTTCTCCCCCTATGTTTTTCCCCCTCGATCGTAAATTCTCATTGCAAGATGGCTACTACATACATACACTCCAGCTGTCTAATTTTAAGTGCTGATCAGTAAAATTTCCTTCCGTACTCGCGATGTCACGCATTTAACCCTCCAACGGACGGCGGACCGGCGCATCGCGGCGCCCGGGGTCGCAATCCTGACCCACCACGCTAAACTTCTTCTTCGCCGCCAAATTTTCATTCGATTACTCATTCCCTTGCAGAGCCTCCTTATCAATGAGATCAGCAACGTTTCATATCGCGATAATCTTCAATTAGTTTCCGAACAGGGAATCCTACTTTCCTGTAGTGAGTATGTGTTACACGTGTACATGTAATGTCTGCAGCAGTGGTTACATTTTAATCCATTAGAGTACATCCCCTGGCTAATGAGCTATTATTGTTATAATTGCCTTCGCCTTTTATGGGATTAGCAAAGATAGGATCTTCATGCAATGATGTCATGTTCCCTTTAGTCAAGGGTATTAAGAAGACACGCACCCCTTAAAATTTGTATTGGTTGGAGAATGAAATAAACATTGCGCGAATGCAAGTTTGTCCCTTCCTGTTTATAATGCACTGAGTACTTTTGAAGAACACTTTTTTTAATGGGCGAGTATTGTCTCAAGTAGTCTGAATCGACTAAAGTCGGATCTGGGTAAAACAGAAAAGTATTGTTTACATACAGAGGAAACGAACTGCGATGAGAATGATTAtgattttaatttgttaaaaagtaCCTTGACTCCTCAAtccttttattaattaaacataGGCTGTTCTTcatagtaataaataatattaaaaaactttatTGACCTGTATTTACTTTTGTCTTCATTTCTAGTTTTGTTCTTAATCCTGAAAAATGATTTAGAAATAACAACAAAGTAATTTCCACTTACAACAGTCATATGTAAGATTTATTTATTGCGTACATCCACTGTTGCAATGTTAAATTATTCTACCCATAATGCTAAATTAGAGAAGTAATAAAGTTTACTTGCATATTTCTGCATTATGTTTCATACATGTACCTcttattttcattaatattaatgAACCTTACTTTGCGTAAAGAACTCTTGAAAACACTTAAATTGTATTTATGAACGCATATTTTATACCACGCATGTTCTTTTCATGCGAGTTTATTTAAACCTCGACTAATATACATATTACGTTTAATGGATataaatatcttgaaaatatACAGTTTAATCTTCTTACAAATCATTCTCCTGCGCGTGATGTAAGTTTTGGCATAATACTTAAATTATTGAGACTACTGAAATAGGTTGAAGTTAGGATAAGGCTAAAAATAGCCCTGTAAAAGATGTCCGTTTTGGTAGAAGCTCGAAGCATAAAAATATTTGAGCTACTACAAAACTCGATGGAAAGTATTGGTTTCGAATGTTAAATAATACTTTTCTTAATTGTTTATTATACGcatttatgtaaaataaaaaaccacTTATAATTGAGATTAAGATATATTTACCAAGGCTgcaaaaaaggaataaaatcaTACATTAACAGTTCAAGTACTATTCATGAATTATATATGaattatgaaaatataaattatgtaaTAGAGTTGCATATAAATTAAGACGTGCTTTTCTACCTCTTAAAATATAGTAATGTATGCTTCGTTCGATATGAATTCCTCCATAGTTATGTAATTACAAAACAGTGGAAATCGTTCGTGAAATACTTATAATTTGTATATACAACAAAAATAACTTATTCGAGAAAAATGTGTAGAGCAGATATTTTATATGGAATGTATCGTACTTGTTACTGTTATTTAAGTGAAGAGGAAGTTTAGGCATTTCATGGATTTGCGAAAATAGAATGTGAAAATACATCAGACATCAAATGCTATTTATAGTTCTCTGTTAGAAGTCAGAGGCTGCGGTATCTGTATTCTATGTGTCCTCTGTCTTAAAATGTTATTATTTGTGCGTTGCCTTTTTTAATGTACACAAAGCGTTCGCTTTCGAatattgtttatataaatttacaTGTGTATACCCGAAAGCTATAGAAGAAGTAAACATTTTAGTATCTCTAATGTACCTATAGCTATGtgtatcaaaatactcgtattACACATCTTTCCTACGTGTCGTGTTTacaaccaattttttttatatataacgtAGATGCGTACTATAAATGCAAATAAGATTGTACCTTTTAGCAATACGAATGAATGCCCTTTTCGCAAATGCTGCTTTTATAAATCCTGATCTGTTCTGACCTTAGTACACATATATCACAATTTAAAGTATGTAATCCTTCTCATAATTCTGTCTTATAGTTAAAAAGagttatgaaattttaattgtagGCGTGTATCAATGATGATCTGGATATGGTCGAAT is part of the Andrena cerasifolii isolate SP2316 chromosome 1, iyAndCera1_principal, whole genome shotgun sequence genome and harbors:
- the LOC143370517 gene encoding ubiquitin carboxyl-terminal hydrolase 38 translates to MDTEQILTYDIKQCLNLILNGKGAEVTAEGWTKLRKIDRESTYRQLNNYETILRETLNGPISNVPEVPHVLTWFSKYLAEETYSVNPISNDIAVMLRNTEISDMSHLTMILQTLTLLKRNVYLSESVNHSELCEAIVTSLSTFPMSYHLKKISEFNENANKIQNFLNMVLTKSKNVESDNLIFVCLQTLYRIISDTNQKQEPGPGLAAVLQLVEPSDILKAVNWILSESHCDAQLAQALKVLCNWLPKWRGDRLSIWIMEFILGLERQHKYSILVEVTKATLDVMFCALLVPVIRPNASPIIFHVLKRQGCPSLFQNIMQNSLSVLACLSKESSESSRECSQNLVDVMKILSLRFRVIQSQHAPGNVGSNFPVQPQVVSNVKGIWNEHVWTDGVEEMEPVIESPKSHSGKVGLSNLGNTCYMNSVLQALLMTRQFCYEVLMYKPSCEADDQVVLKKLQSLFTLLLYSKRISLAPTEILLASRPAYFLPGQQQDSSEFLCHLLDLLHEQKKSATISCESNESSLKYKDDKEISDVSLVSEEGGNIKHWTTEEDLTESIASERKTQSLADFTQGEDLAQMQQLSDSRSDSTDSGIQSVGGEDTSVQVPLVHRVLGGKCKITYQCAQCDTSSHNTDKFRDLQLSFPEEIQENQEVSVQDLINYYLTPEKLTGENKYRCDKCMKLCDAQRIIKILHAPAYLILILKHFHYDFDTRLRTKLRHKVMYNETIQLPVSTSLCTTTETYQLYAAVVHSGYSMDYGHYFTYARDSKQNWYKFNDSYVSQTTFNDFKDLKPPDTPYILFYEKSAPFEGTCDEDKPELSTLSKELQELVANDTTSYIDELRRQTEKSQRGRQSSIVLRKNENSDDDNPPPSSCRGTVKLPTSRFLY